One genomic segment of Polyodon spathula isolate WHYD16114869_AA chromosome 17, ASM1765450v1, whole genome shotgun sequence includes these proteins:
- the LOC121329854 gene encoding cytoskeleton-associated protein 5-like isoform X1: MGDDSEWMKLPIEQKCEHKLWKARLNGYEEALKLFQRIDDEKSPEWSKYLGLIKKIVTDSNAVAQLKGLEAVLAYVENAHVAGRTTGEVVSGVVCKVFNQPKARAKELGLEICMMYIEIEKAEAVQEELLKGLDNKNPKIIVMCIETIRKALSEFGSKIVTLKPIVKVLPKLFESREKAVRDEARLLAVEMYRWIRDALRPPLQNINSVQFKELEEEWVKLPPSAPKQTRFLRSQQDLKTKFEQAASSDGVDGDEDEEAPPQVDAYELLEAVEILSKLPKDFYEKIEAKKWQERKEALEALEVLVKNPKIEAGDYGDVVRALKKVIGKDTNVMLVAAAAKCVVGLATGLRKKFGTYACLVVPTILEKFKEKKPNVVQALQEAIDAVFLTTTLQNISEDVLAVMDNKNPSIKQQSSLFLSRSFRHCSPSTLPKSLLKPFCAALLKQINDSAPEVRDAAFEALATALKVVGEKAVNPFLADVDKLKLDRIKECAEKIELAGGKKVAGAEKKDVKSATKTAPVAEAPPAKPAAPPKKAPVVKAGGPPKKGKVAGGAGAKGKKAAVETKDVVETELSDEACEEKASAVLPASCMQLLGSSNWKERLASMEEFQKAVEQMEKNEMPCQALVRMLAKKPGWKETNFQVMQMKLHIVGLIAVKGNFSKTSALVVLECLVDKIGDVKCGIKSKEALTAIGEACSLPWTAENVVSMAFAQKNPKNQAETLSWLANAMKEFGFSGINVKAFINNVKTALGATNPAVRTSAIALLGVMYLYMGTPLRMFFEDEKPALLTQIDAEFEKMQGQTPPAPFRGSIKKGGQDESEEAEEPDDEGGNDVMDLLPRSDIGEKITSDMVSKMSDKNWKIRKEGLDEVATVINEAKFIQPNIGELPIALKARLGDSNKILLQQTLTILQQIATAMGPNIKQHVKNLGILIITVLGDSKSNVRAAALATLNAWVEQTGMKEWLEGEELSEELKKENPFLRQEVLGWLAEKLPTLRTVPPDLMLCVPHLYSCLEDRNGDVRKKAQEALPTFMMHLGYEKMFKATSKLKTASKDQVVSLLEKARTNMPAKPAAPVKAAASKPAGSVKAAPASAKPQLSPACDESEECVPDSSKPDPKKAKPAGAAAKGKTTSQSSDANDSMGKANTSLTKPNNQTKGKSSKQGVIGKKAPIKSNAKEEEDKSGPIFTHVPNGKEQRIKEEKGLKVLKWNFTTPRDEYIEQLKTQMSSCSAKWLQDELFHLDFQHHIKALTAMIEHLEDEKDATISCLDLILKWFTLRFFDTNTSVLMKALEYLKMLFTMLSRENYHLNEHEASSFIPYLVLKVGESKDVVRKDVRVLLSMMCKVYPASKVFTFLMDGTKSKNSKQRAECLEELGCLIESYGMHVCQPTAAKALKEIAVHIGDRDNSVRNAALNTVVVAYNACGDQVFKLIGNLSEKEMSMLEERIKRSAKKPAAAPVKQVEEKPQRSQGGNPNVSLMRRPPLEEVPSKLKIMYRTYRIQSRSQNVHPEQSSPSIPREFQLDLDMIENDHTRVSEMPDLVQHKLDELLEPVLIPEPKIRAVSPHFDDMHNSIASTINFVISQVASGDINTSIQALAQIDEVLRQEDKAEAMSGHIDQFLIATFMQLRLIYSTHMADERLDKDDIVKLYSCIIGNMISLFQMEMLAREASMGVLKDLMHGLITLMLDSRVEDLEDGQQLIRSVNLLVVKVLEKSDQTNILSALLVLLQDSLLATASSPKFSELVMKCLWRMVRLLPESVNNINLDRILLDIHNFMKIFPKDKLKQLKSDIPLRTLKTLLHTLCRLTGPKILDHMTMIENKNESELETHLRRVVKHSMDQTSSKSDRETEKGANGMDEMASKSKVSDILAEIFKKIGSKENTKETSDEGLTELYEYKQKYSDADIDPFLKNTSQFFQSYVERGLRMIELEREGKGRVQSSSSGISPQSADTFVPSSTATAPSIPTNGEEVKPAVYLERLKILRQRHGLENNSKQQEERSHLTSLLSKPSAPTVASSTDMLHSKLSQLKESREHYHQESNQSHTQSSSTTSSVTNLDDLKKRLERIKSNRK, encoded by the exons ATGGGGGATGACAGTGAATGGATGAAGTTGCCCATTGAGCAGAAATGTgaacacaag tTGTGGAAAGCAAGATTAAATGGCTACGAGGAAGCTCTAAAGTTATTTCAGAGGATTGATGATGAAAAAAGCCCTGAATGGTCAAAATACCttggattaataaaaaaaattgttacggACTCGAATGCTGTTGCTCAGTTGAAAGGTCTGGAAGCAGTACTTGCTTATGTTGAAAATGCGCATGTGGCTGGAAG AACTACTGGAGAGGTTGTGTCTGGTGTCGTATGTAAAGTTTTTAATCAGCCCAAAGCCAGGGCAAAGGAACTGGGATTAGAAATCTGCATGATGTATATAGAGATAGAAAAGGCAGAGGCAGTTCAGGAAGAACTGTTAAAAGGATTGGATAACAAAAATCCCAAAATTATTGTAATGTGCATTGAAACAATAAGGAAAGCGCTCAG TGAATTTGGTTCGAAAATTGTTACATTGAAGCCAATTGTCAAAGTGTTGCCAAAATTGTTTGAATCTCGAGAGAAAGCTGTTCGAGATGAGGCCAGATTGTTAGCGGTGGAGATGTACAGGTGGATTAGAGATGCTTTGCGACCTCCACTCCAAAACATTAACTCTGTACAA TTTAAAGAGCTGGAAGAAGAATGGGTAAAGTTGCCACCATCAGCCCCAAAACAGACACGATTCCTCCGCTCACAGCAAGATCTAAAAACCAAGTTTGAACAGGCAGCGAGTTCAGATGGAGTTGATG GGGATGAAGATGAAGAAGCTCCCCCACAAGTGGATGCTTATGAGCTCCTGGAAGCTGTTGAGATTCTTTCGAAATTACCTAAAGATTTCTATGAAAAAATT GAGGCAAAGAAATGGCAGGAAAGAAAAGAGGCTCTGGAAGCTTTAGAAGTCTTagtaaaaaatcctaaaatagaAGCTGGAGACTATGGGGATGTGGTCAGAGCACTTAAAAAG GTTATTGGAAAGGATACAAATGTTATGCTGGTTGCAGCAGCTGCAAAATGTGTTGTTGGATTGGCTACTGGGCTGAGGAAGAAGTTTGGGACGTATGCATGCCTT gtgGTGCCAACTATTTTGGAAAAATTCAAAGAGAAGAAACCAAATGTGGTTCAGGCTTTGCAAGAGGCAATTGATGCTGTCTTCCTTACT actACATTGCAAAATATTTCTGAAGATGTACTGGCTGTGATGGACAACAAGAATCCTTCAATCAAACAGCAGTCATCTTTATTTCTGTCAAGAAGCTTTCGCCACTGCTCTCCCTCCACGTTGCCAAAAAGTCTCTTGAAACCATTTTGTGCTGCACTGCTAAAG CAAATTAACGATTCAGCCCCTGAGGTCCGAGACGCTGCTTTTGAAGCACTTGCTACTGCACTGAAAGTGGTTGGAGAAAAAGCTGTGAATCCATTCCTGGCTGATGTTGATAAGCTCAAACTTGACAGG ATTAAAGAGTGTGCTGAGAAGATTGAGTTAGCTGGCGGAAAGAAAGTGGCTGGAGCAGAAAAGAAAGATGTGAAATCTGCCACAAAGACTGCACCGGTAGCTGAGGCTCCACCTGCAAAACCTGCGGCCCCCCCAAAAAAGGCTCCAGTGGTCAAG GCTGGTGGGCCTCCCAAGAAGGGAAAAGTAGCAGGAGGAGCTGGTGCTAAAGGGAAGAAAGCAGCTGTTGAGACTAAAGATGTGGTGGAGACTGAACTTTCT GATGAGGCATGTGAAGAGAAGGCTTCGGCTGTGCTTCCTGCTTCCTGTATGCAGCTTTTGGGCAGTAGTAATTGGAAGGAAAGGCTGGCTAGTATGGAGGAGTTCCAGAAG GCAGTAGAGCAGATGGAGAAAAATGAGATGCCCTGCCAGGCCCTGGTTCGGATGCTGGCAAAGAAACCAGGCTGGAAAGAGACAAACTTTCAG GTGATGCAGATGAAGCTTCATATTGTTGGACTGATTGCTGTAAAAGGAAACTTCTCTAAAACCTCTGCTCTCGTTGTTCTGGAGTGTTTGGTCGACAAAATAGGGGATGTGAAGTGTGGAATTAAATCCAAAGAGGCCCTTACTGCAATAGGAGAGGCGTGCTCGTTGCCATGGACTGCTGAAAAT GTTGTGTCAATGGCTTTTGCACAGAAGAatccaaaaaatcaagcagagaCATTAAGCTGGTTGGCAAATGCAATGAAAGAATTTGGTTTTTCTGG gataaaTGTAAAGGCTTTCATTAATAATGTCAAGACTGCCTTGGGTGCAACTAATCCT GCTGTAAGAACCTCTGCTATTGCTTTGTTGGGTGTTATGTACCTGTACATGGGCACTCCCCTCCGTATGTTCTTTGAAGATGAAAAGCCAGCCTTGCTAACGCAAATTGATGCAGAATTTGAAAAG ATGCAAGGTCAGACACCCCCAGCTCCCTTTCGTGGTTCTATCAAGAAGGGAGGACAGGATGAAAGTGAGGAGGCAGAGGAACCAGATGATGAAGGTGGAAATGATGTCATGGATCTTTTGCCAAGATCTGATATTGG cGAAAAGATTACTTCTGATATGGTGTCAAAGATGAGTGATAAGAACTGGAAGATCAGAAAGGAGGGACTGGATGAAGTAGCAACTGTGATTAATGAGGCCAAATTTATTCAGCCAAATATCGGAGAGCTTCCTATAGCACTGAAAGCGCGCCTTGGGGACTCTAATAAGATTCTG CTACAACAAACACTGACGATCCTGCAACAGATAGCTACAGCCATGGGCCCCAACATCAAACAACATGTTAAGAATCTTGGGATTCTTATTATTACAGTGCTGGGGGACAGCAAG AGTAATGTTCGAGCTGCAGCCCTCGCAACACTCAATGCCTGGGTTGAACAAACAGGAATGAAGGAGTGGTTGGAAGGAGAGGAGCTGTCTGAGGAACTGAAGAAGGAAAACCCCTTCTTGAGGCAAGAG GTTTTAGGTTGGCTGGCAGAAAAGCTACCCACACTACGCACTGTGCCCCCAGATCTCATGCTATGTGTGCCCCACCTGTACTCCTGTCTAGAAGACAGGAATGGGGATGTACGAAAGAAAGCTCAGGAAGCTCTTCCAACATTTATGATGCACCTTGGATATGAAAAGATGTTTAAGGCTACAAGTAAACTAAAG ACTGCATCCAAGGACCAGGTTGTGTCTTTGCTGGAAAAAGCCAGGACCAACATGCCAGCTAAGCCTGCTGCTCCTGTTAAGGCTGCTGCCTCTAAACCAGCAGGGAGTGTAAAGGCTGCACCAG CTTCTGCAAAGCCTCAGCTTTCTCCAGCATGTGATGAATCTGAAGAGTGTGTTCCTGATTCTTCTAAACCAGATCCCAAGAAAGCCAAACCAGCTGGAGCTGCTGCCAAAGgaaag ACAACTTCACAGTCTTCAGATGCTAATGACAGTATGGGGAAGGCTAATACAAGCCTCACTAAACCCAACAACCAAACAAAAGGAAAGTCAAGTAAACAG GGTGTCATTGGTAAGAAAGCACCAATCAAATCAAATGCCAAGGAAGAGGAGGACAAATCTGGTCCCATTTTCACCCATGTTCCCAATGGAAAAGAACAGAGAATAAAGGAAGAAAAAGGATTGAAG gtcctTAAGTGGAACTTTACTACTCCTCGAGATGAGTACATTGAGCAGTTGAAAACTCAGATGTCAAGCTGTTCAGCAAAGTGGCTTCAGGACGAGCTCTTCCATTTGGATTTCCAGCATCACATCAAAGCTTTAACAGCCATGATTgag caCTTAGAAGATGAAAAAGATGCTACTATAAGCTGCTTGGACCTGATTCTGAAGTGGTTTACTCTACGTTTCTTTGACACCAACACCAGTGTCCTTATGAAGGCCTTGGAATACCTGAAGATGCTCTTCACAATGTTGAGCAGAGAGAACTATCACCTTAATGAACATGAGGCTTCATCCTTCATCCCATACCTTGTACtcaag GTTGGAGAATCAAAAGATGTTGTACGTAAAGATGTGCGTGTACTTCTCAGTATGATGTGTAAGGTCTATCCAGCAAGCAAGGTTTTCACATTCCTAATGGATGGGACAAAATCAAAGAACTCAAAACAACGAGCTG aatgtttggAGGAACTGGGCTGTTTAATTGAATCCTATGGAATGCATGTTTGCCAGCCTACAGCAGCAAAAGCACTTAAAGAAATTGCAGTTCATATTGGAGATCGGGACAACTCTGTTCGTAATGCTGCCCTCAACACTGTAGTTGTTGCATATAATGCCTGTGGAGACCAGGTTTTCAAACTAATAGGAAAT CTTTCAGAGAAGGAGATGAGTATGTTGGAAGAAAGAATTAAACGCTCTGCCAAGAAACCAGCAGCTGCGCCTGTTAAACAAGTAGAGGAAAAACCACAGAGATCACAAGGAGGAAATCCCAATGTCAGTTTAATGCGGAGGCCACCCTTGGAGGAAGTACCTTCAAAATTAAA AATAATGTATCGTACCTATAGGAT CCAGTCCAGATCTCAGAATGTACATCCGGAGCAATCTTCTCCTTCAATTCCAAGAGAGTTCCAGTTGGACCTTGATATGATTGAAAATGATCATACTAGAGTCAGTGAGATGCCAGATTTGGTACAGCATAAACTTGATGAACTCTTGGAGCCAGTCTTAATACCAGAGCCCAA gatcCGTGCAGTCTCTCCTCATTTTGATGATATGCACAACAGTATAGCCTCCACCATAAATTTTGTCATCTCGCAGGTAGCTAGTGGCGACATTAACACCAGTATCCAGGCCTTGGCACAG ATTGATGAGGTATTGCGACAGGAGGATAAAGCAGAAGCTATGTCTGGCCACATTGATCAGTTCCTGATTGCAACGTTTATGCAGCTTCGCCTTATCTACAGCACGCACATGGCTGATGAAAGACTGGATAAAGATGACATTGTCAAGCTTTACAGCTGTATTATTGGGAATATGATTTCA ctattccaGATGGAAATGCTGGCCCGGGAGGCATCAATGGGAGTGCTGAAGGACTTGATGCACGGATTGATTACTCTAATGTTAGATTCTCGAGTAGAGGACTTGGAAGATGGGCAGCAGCTCATCAGATCTGTCAATTTGCTTGTTGTTAAAGTTTTAGAAAAGTCAGATCAGACAAATATATTAAG tgctctCCTTGTGCTTCTGCAAGACAGCCTCCTTGCCACTGCAAGCTCACCAAAGTTTTCAGAACTGGTCATGAAG tgcctgTGGCGTATGGTTCGACTCCTTCCAGAGTCCGTTAATAATATCAATCTAGACCGAATCCTTCTGGACATCCACAACTTTATGAAAATATTTCCAAAGGATAAGTTAAAACAACTAAAAAGTGATATTCCACTGAGGACCCTTAAAACACTGCTGCACACTCTCTGCAGATTGACAGGACCAAAG ATCTTGGATCACATGACCATGATAGAAAACAAGAATGAATCAGAGCTGGAAACACATCTTAGACGGGTTGTGAAGCACTCCATGGATCAGACCAGCTCAAAGTCTGACAGAGAAACAGAAAAAGGAGCCAATGGAATG GATGAAATGGCTTCTAAATCAAAAGTGAGTGACATCCTGGCTGAAATCTTTAAGAAGATAGGTTCCAAGGAAAATACTAAAGAG ACTTCAGATGAG ggtTTAACAGAGCTTTATGAATATAAGCAGAAGTATTCGGATGCAGATATCGATCCCTTCTTGAAAAACACCTCCCAGTTCTTCCAGAGCTATGTAGAACGAGGTCTCCGGATGATAGAGTTGGAAAGAGAGGGCAAAGGAAGAGTTCAGTCCTCCAGTTCAG GGATTAGCCCACAAAGCGCAGATACGTTTGTGCCCAGCTCAACCGCTACTGCACCGTCAATCCCTACCAACGGAGAGGAGGTTAAACCGGCCGTGTATCTGGAGAGGTTAAAGATTCTCCGGCAACGGCATGGTCTAGAAAACAATTCAAAG CAACAAGAGGAGAGATCACATCTTACATCTTTGCTTTCAAAGCCGTCGGCCCCCACAGTCGCTTCCTCAACAGACATGCTGCACAGTAAACTCTCACAACTAAAGGAGTCCCGAGAACATTACCATCAGGAATCTaatcaatcacacacacagagcagcagtACCACGTCCTCTGTCACCAACCTCGATGACTTGAAAAAGAGGCTAGAAAGAATAAAGAGCAACCGTAAATAA